In one Chloroflexota bacterium genomic region, the following are encoded:
- a CDS encoding alpha/beta hydrolase — MLVERTFDTGTVSIHYVEEPSDGPPLLLLHGIVSRWQNFLNVLPALTPRFHVYAADLRGHGRSGRVPGRYGLMDYAEDVIALLRHLGNGPTVLIGQSLGSMISIGVASEAPELVRAVVLGDPPLGAFDGRPFGMRPEYARFSAQRALAREGHSVSVLSAKLMALQPAVDAVTTRARAHTLSQIDPEVLTPVIENTAVEHYDLADRLRRIGCPVLMLQGNPAHGGALEDREAQWAASLIPDCTHVTLPDVGHGIHTEAGPRYSYLVPTFLESL; from the coding sequence ATGCTTGTCGAGCGGACGTTCGATACCGGGACCGTGTCGATTCACTACGTGGAGGAGCCGAGCGACGGGCCGCCGCTGCTGCTCCTGCACGGCATCGTCTCGCGCTGGCAGAACTTCCTGAACGTGCTGCCGGCCTTGACGCCGCGCTTCCACGTCTACGCCGCCGACCTGCGCGGGCATGGCCGGTCCGGCCGCGTGCCCGGCCGCTACGGGCTGATGGACTACGCCGAGGACGTCATCGCGCTGCTGCGGCATCTCGGGAACGGGCCGACGGTGCTGATCGGGCAGTCGCTCGGCTCGATGATCTCCATCGGGGTGGCCTCGGAGGCGCCCGAGCTGGTGCGCGCCGTCGTGTTGGGCGATCCGCCGCTGGGGGCGTTTGACGGCCGACCGTTCGGGATGCGGCCGGAGTACGCGCGCTTCTCGGCCCAGCGGGCGTTGGCGCGCGAGGGCCACAGTGTCTCAGTCTTGTCTGCAAAGCTGATGGCGTTGCAGCCAGCCGTGGACGCCGTGACCACCCGGGCGCGGGCGCACACCCTGAGCCAGATCGACCCCGAGGTGCTGACGCCGGTCATCGAGAACACCGCCGTTGAGCACTACGACCTGGCGGACCGACTGCGTCGGATCGGTTGCCCGGTGCTGATGCTCCAGGGGAATCCGGCCCACGGCGGGGCGCTCGAAGACCGCGAGGCGCAATGGGCCGCCTCGCTGATCCCGGACTGCACGCACGTCACGCT